From Misgurnus anguillicaudatus unplaced genomic scaffold, ASM2758022v2 HiC_scaffold_31, whole genome shotgun sequence:
gtaataagtcattaaatactttttggagagagttattttgtaaagtaatctaataagatgtaattagtaacttcGTAATCAATTacttttttttgagtaacttacccaaaacttttcaattttatatatatatatatatatatatatatatatatatatatatatatatatagagagagagagagagagagagagagagagagagagagagagagagcacttttcacaagtgttaattgtttcaaagcagctttacatgaatagatgtagaggaaaacacagaaaaatcgatagataatataagaagcagAATACAGCGACTAAGAATAAACCatacaagcgagcgtagtaataatgtaacgtatacagtaaagtgctaagttaagccaaagttgtcTGACTCCATGGGATGAAAAAacctcctaggagaaaaaccctgtgagAAAACTCATAGAAGGAGAAAAACCCAAAACTATTAACCATACATATAATTGATTTAATTGTATTATTAAAATCCCCTACTGGAGTAATTTTTAACATTTCTAATAAAACTACAATGTTATGTAACTCTGCAGAAGACattgtatttaataaatgataaataaattactTGATTTACTAATTTCAATACAGAGGATTTAAAGCAGATAAATAAACGTTTAATGAAAAACTTGTTGATAATGTTGTATTTAactgtgtttttatattttctgcaGTGATAAACTTCATCTGGACATTATAACAAAGTCTCACAGTGATATTTTTAACAAAGACTATAAATGGAAACGGGAAATGTTTCTGTTCTTCTGACCTAGTTCTGATTGTTGTGTCTCACATGACCATGCAAACCAAATTATCTTCCTTCAGCTTTAAACTTTactttgtttctgtgtttttccaaaAGAAGACAAACTGATTTCATATGAAAAGATTTCTCATCTCAGCTTTATCTTCTCTCTGTCCTGAAGGCATCACGTGGAGTATGTGATCCCGTACGAGGGATCCGTCTCCGGGGAATCCATAAGTTCCTCCACGAGTAACAGCGTAAGCAAACAGGAACTGGACCTGGTTCTGGGTCTTCTGATGGGTTTCTGTATCAGCTGGCTCTTGCTGTGGCTGGATGGAGCGCTTCATTACGCCCTGAGGTTCTGGAGGTCCAACAGACACCACGGTAAGACTCTTTGTCACACGAGAGTTTGTTTGGAGTGATTTGATTGGTCGCTGATGTTGTGGTCGTGTCTCAGGTGAAGATGGTGAGCTGTGGCGCTCGTGGCGATGGGTTTCTCGTGTGTGTAACCTACGAGAGCTGCGCAGACGTCTGCAAACCCGCAGGACAGAAGACTCTGGTAATAATGTGGTACACGTCAAACAGAAGCTCTACCACAACGGCCACCCGAGCCCTCGCAGACTCTGACAGACACACAATCACAACACAACTACACAACGGTCCATGATAAACTGCAGTCTGTTGTGTGGATCTCCTGCCTGCTGGATTCTCTCGGAGGATTCTGTGTTTCTGCTTGCTGTGTGTTTTTCACGAGTGTTCGTTTTGTAGGGGTACGACACGTCATCGAGGGGGGTTTGCATTTTTTAGAAGAATATTTGTGTACCGGGTAACAGTGTCTGTTTTAGAAACACGGCATGCTGGGTAATCTTTAGTAAAAACGGGTCAGGGGGACAaagtattttaatgttttagtgaTGTATGAGAGTGTGTGATGTTTGtaatttgtgtttgtgttacaTTAAAGTGATGGAACTCAAACTAACCAGCTTCAATTCACTTTCCACCATCACACAAATAATAATATAggagtggtttcccagacagggtttagattaatccagggtTATCCTTTACTTATTTAAGTAGGGTTTACAAATAAACCTTATAAAAAACACTACTGGTGTacatcttaaaataaaacaatgacactgatatatgttaagataggTCAGTGCAAGACGTTTGGaaattaagacagctcaaacatgtattttagtcTGGTACTAGGATAAACCGTGTCCGAGAAACTGGCACAATAATCCACACACCCGTCATCTTCACTCGgactcaaaataaataaaagtatttttttaccgGGCCACCTAactttacttcaatattttggatgtcAATTTTTATGGAATCATGACTAACTAGATTTATTATTGCAGTTTACATTAATAATCATCATTTTGGGAATAGATTGATATAGTGGgagtcagtttctaaaatgtcatgGCCTCgatgtttttacatatttataagaCTAATACCTGATTCTTTACCTAAAAAATCACGACCAACTATCACTGGAAAGCTTCGAGAATGTACTTTACATATTTCAAGGTCATCTGATGATCGAAATAAAGCAGTGagtgtttttgttaaatgacccccataggaatgcatattaattatatattaataacactAATATTATTCATCTTAAAAAACTGTTGACAAACTgttatatcattggaaagctccaagaatgtagttttcatattttagcagtaataataatgcagtgacagtaatttcttaatttgtgacaagagtatgcagcaaaccaatGACACCaagtggccgttgttggtaattcacatttttttgtgaatttaaattataaaaacattttcgagaaacatttacatttttat
This genomic window contains:
- the tmem240b gene encoding transmembrane protein 240 isoform X3; translation: MNALLDRFHNFILPRMRGPERVCHCSCGRHHVEYVIPYEGSVSGESISSSTSNSVSKQELDLVLGLLMGFCISWLLLWLDGALHYALRFWRSNRHHGEDGELWRSWRWVSRVCNLRELRRRLQTRRTEDSGNNVVHVKQKLYHNGHPSPRRL
- the tmem240b gene encoding transmembrane protein 240 isoform X1, whose product is MKMMFMVTGAVLVLAIVCVSDMNALLDRFHNFILPRMRGPERVCHCSCGRHHVEYVIPYEGSVSGESISSSTSNSVSKQELDLVLGLLMGFCISWLLLWLDGALHYALRFWRSNRHHGEDGELWRSWRWVSRVCNLRELRRRLQTRRTEDSGNNVVHVKQKLYHNGHPSPRRL
- the tmem240b gene encoding transmembrane protein 240 isoform X2; translated protein: MKMMFMAIVCVSDMNALLDRFHNFILPRMRGPERVCHCSCGRHHVEYVIPYEGSVSGESISSSTSNSVSKQELDLVLGLLMGFCISWLLLWLDGALHYALRFWRSNRHHGEDGELWRSWRWVSRVCNLRELRRRLQTRRTEDSGNNVVHVKQKLYHNGHPSPRRL